In Tenacibaculum sp. 190524A02b, the genomic stretch GAATTTAAAAATTATGGGAAGGAGCATGGAATACCTGGTAATGTAATTTTTGATTTTTTTCCACAAGCGAATAATCAAATTTGGTGCTGGACAAAACATACCAATAAATTATTCTATTTTCAAAAAGGAAGTGATAAGTTTATTGAATACAAGTATAATTATTTATTGGATCGCATTATTACATCTCCTCATCAAATAATAAAAAACATTTATTTAGATGAAAAAGATAATCTACATTTATCAGGACAAAAAATTATAGGAAAGGTCATAATTTCTAAAGAAGGAAAGCTCACAAAAAAAACTAATATATTACCTAAAAAAAATGAAAAGCTTTATTTAGCTATAGATAAAGATAATAAATATAGTTTTATTGATAATAAAGGTATTTTCAATTACACTCTTAATCTAGGTTTTATTGATAACATTTCATTTAGTAAGGATGTGTTTGCAGTGCTCTACAATAAAAAAGTTGTTATTGTTAACAACCAAAATAAAAATATAGAGATTGCTAATTTTAAAAACGAGCCAATCACAATAAACAAAGTTGGAATTAATAAAATTGCTATAAACTTTATAGAAGGAGGGACTTCCATTTATGATTTAAATGGAAACTTAATACAAAGTTATTTTCATAGAAATACATCTACAAGTTTTTTAGTAGATCATGAAGGAGGTTATTGGTTTAGTACCTTAAAATTTGGAGTATTTTATGTAGCTAGTCCAGAAATAGATTATATAAATATTGGAAGTGAAGAAGTGAAATCTATGATAAAACTGAATAATGATGATTTAGTTATGGGGTTTTCTAAAGGAAATGTTATAAAAAGAAGTAATAGAGGAAAACTTGAAAAAGTTTATGATGCAGAACTTGCTACTCCTTCTTTGGTTGAATATGACATGGATAATGATGATTTATATTTTATATCGGATAATAGGTTGTTTAAAAATATGAATTATTTAAACTTAAAGTTATATACATTAGGTCTATCTAAGCCTGAAAATGGCACAGTTTTTTTGTCATCAATAGGACAAGTTGTTAAGATTAAAAATGATAGCATAGAGCGTATAAAGACACCCTATAGATGTCTAGACGCAGTAACTTATAACAATCAAACATTTATTGGAACTCCAAAGGGGTTATTTAAAGTTGTTAATGGTTCTATTCAAAAAATAAATCATGAAATATTAGATTGTAGAATTCAGGACTTAAAAATTAACAAAAAATTAAATAAATTATTCATTGCCACGATTGGTAATGGTATTGTATTATATACTAATGATACCATTAAAACATTAACAAAGAAAGATGGTTTGCTTAGTAATAATATTGAAGAAATTTATTTTGAGAATGATGATAATATTTGGACAATAACAGATAAAGGAATCAATAAAATATCATTTTTGAATAAGAAAAAGTCTATAGAAGGTGTTTCCTTTAAGAATATAGGCAACAACAATAAAGTTACTGACCTAGAAGTAGTAGGAGATAGTTTGTTCTTAGGTATAAAAAATGGGCTTCTAAAAATGCATAAGACTATTTTAAACAAGCATTACGTTGATAAGCCCCGATTAAAAATTAAAAAAGTAATAATTAATGATTCCATCATTTTAAATCAATCTAATAATGTAGAACTATTACATAATCAAAATAGAATTACATTTAATTTAGAAGGTATATCTTTTAAAGATTATTTGACCTATAAATATAGATTACTTGGCTTAAGTAATAAGTGGTATTATTCTAAAAACAGAGAGATTACATTTGCATCCTTACCACCTGGAAATTATACTTTCAATGCATCTTGCTTGAATCAAAAAGAATTACAAAAAACCGTATCATATAAGTTCCAAATAAGTAAACCTTACTGGAAACAATGGTGGTTTTATTTTATAATAACAATAATTGTATTATTATTATCAACCTTCTTATTTTATTTAAGACTACAGAATGAAAAATCTAAAACTCAAAATGTTATTATTGAACAAAAACTCTTACGTTCGCAAATGACTCCTCATTTTATTTTTAATTCACTTTCTGTATTACAGGGTATGATCTTAAATAAAGAAGGAAGTAAGTCTGTTTTATACATATCTAAATTTTCTAAATTACTTCGAATTATTTTAGAGAATTCTAGAGATAAAATAGTTTTGTTATCTGAAGAGTTATTAGCGATAGAAAACTATTTAATGCTTCAAAACTTAGAAAATAATATGTATTCATATACTATTTCTATAGAGAATACCATAAACACATCGTTATTTAAAATACCCCCTATGTTAATTCAACCCTTTGTTGAGAATGCTATTGAGCACGCATTTTCGAATCAACAAAAAGATAGATTCATAGATATTCAGCTTACATATTCAAATAAAAAATTAATTTGCACTATTAAAGACAATGGTATCGGTATTAACTCTTTTGACAAAACTGTTAACACTAATAAGAAATCATTATCTACAGCTATAACATTAGAACGATTACAAGCACTTTCTAAGGATTTTAAAATGAAAGGTTCTGTTAACTTAGAAGATAGAAAAAAATATAACGAGCAAGGAACAATTGCTACCTTAGTAATACCTTACATAAAAAATTGATAAATTAAGTGAAAACATTAATAATAGAGGATAAAGAATATATAAGAAAAGGCTTAATTAGTTTGTTACTCTCATTAGAGACCTCAATAGAAGTTGAAGTTATCGGGGAATGCGAATCTGTAAAAGACGCTGTTATTGTAGCAAATGCCTGTAAACCAGAACTAGTTTTTTTGGACATAAACCTTGTTGATGGTTCTGGATTTGATTTTTTAGAACAAACTGAAA encodes the following:
- a CDS encoding histidine kinase — protein: MKKIIITILLTIINYSFSQNHNYINFNLKNGLPSNEIYDIYQDDVNGYLWFSSDRGLSKYNGYEFKNYGKEHGIPGNVIFDFFPQANNQIWCWTKHTNKLFYFQKGSDKFIEYKYNYLLDRIITSPHQIIKNIYLDEKDNLHLSGQKIIGKVIISKEGKLTKKTNILPKKNEKLYLAIDKDNKYSFIDNKGIFNYTLNLGFIDNISFSKDVFAVLYNKKVVIVNNQNKNIEIANFKNEPITINKVGINKIAINFIEGGTSIYDLNGNLIQSYFHRNTSTSFLVDHEGGYWFSTLKFGVFYVASPEIDYINIGSEEVKSMIKLNNDDLVMGFSKGNVIKRSNRGKLEKVYDAELATPSLVEYDMDNDDLYFISDNRLFKNMNYLNLKLYTLGLSKPENGTVFLSSIGQVVKIKNDSIERIKTPYRCLDAVTYNNQTFIGTPKGLFKVVNGSIQKINHEILDCRIQDLKINKKLNKLFIATIGNGIVLYTNDTIKTLTKKDGLLSNNIEEIYFENDDNIWTITDKGINKISFLNKKKSIEGVSFKNIGNNNKVTDLEVVGDSLFLGIKNGLLKMHKTILNKHYVDKPRLKIKKVIINDSIILNQSNNVELLHNQNRITFNLEGISFKDYLTYKYRLLGLSNKWYYSKNREITFASLPPGNYTFNASCLNQKELQKTVSYKFQISKPYWKQWWFYFIITIIVLLLSTFLFYLRLQNEKSKTQNVIIEQKLLRSQMTPHFIFNSLSVLQGMILNKEGSKSVLYISKFSKLLRIILENSRDKIVLLSEELLAIENYLMLQNLENNMYSYTISIENTINTSLFKIPPMLIQPFVENAIEHAFSNQQKDRFIDIQLTYSNKKLICTIKDNGIGINSFDKTVNTNKKSLSTAITLERLQALSKDFKMKGSVNLEDRKKYNEQGTIATLVIPYIKN